In Sesamum indicum cultivar Zhongzhi No. 13 linkage group LG1, S_indicum_v1.0, whole genome shotgun sequence, the sequence aatagcaaatatgtataaacattataataataaatggatCTTGAACTCAGGACCTCATACTCGTGGAGTGATGCATGTCGTCGCAGTTACTTActgtatattaatatttaattgaagtaATTGAGATTGTGAATATTGATGTAAATAGGAACCCATTTTTATTCCAATATGATTGAGAATCATCCAAAATAAGAGTTATTCGACTTGCAAAGTCAACttgaatttgatcaaattgagCAACTGGGATTTGAAGTGCACCCAACAAGTTGATTTTGGACCTTAGGATATAACCCCCCCATACTGCACTTATATATGAAGCCCTTGCAAttgcaaattattattattacattgtCAAAAACCAAACACCAATGCAAGAAACATAGAATCTCACAAAGCATTGGTTGTTCACTCTCCCTCAAGGGCTTCTGCTCTCATCCATGCCCAATATCAATGGCTGTGGCCAGAGGCTCTATGAGGGAGAATGAATAAACCTTTCTTTgagacaatttttttttttttaaaaaaaagtaattcgGGTCATTTTGCATTGAGACAAGATCGTTTAAGGTGGTCGGAGGTTTTAGTTCGAATTGATTTCAATCGCACCCAATCAAATCGGTGAGTGAATTATACTTTTACATTTGTAAAGTGCTTTGACGTTTACTTCAATAATTTCTGATTTCTAGTAGACCTATCAGTAGGATTCGAACCCAAATGAAGTTCTGACCATCTATCAGAGAAAAAAGAACGACTCGATGCTTTAAAGTATGGATGGGATCAAATCATATTCAAGTGTAGAATTGACTGAGTTGGAGACTTGTCTTATTTCTTAAGAATTCGGGACTCCTGCATTCGGCTCCACACCGCTTCCTCCTCGACCTTCTCCTAGGATGAACCAGAACCCATCCGATTCCAATTGAAACCCTACCCTACGCCACCTCACATCTTTTCTTAATCAGATagatactttaattttgaattctctcaaaattataaaattatttatttaattccaaATCTAGGCTAATGTGAGGTGGATCCAAGATAGGGTCTGATCTATCCTGCTTCAATTATCATCCCTAATTCTAAAAGAGTaaccaatcatatatatatataaactaacacTTATTATTGAACTATTTAGATGTTTTATAAAAACCTaattgtaacaaaaaaattcatgctCATCAcatgtttattttcatgtgaTGGGTAGTTATGTCCCATGAAAATATCTCTACTTTGACTTGGGACACAATATTTAAATGAGAGTTGAAACATTGGAtagttgaattaatatttcatataatgtTTCAATTATTGATTGAGATTTGAGAGCTACATATTCCAAATCATACTTTAGTGCTATGGTAATTCTTGGGGAAAGAAGTActaagtacatatatatatatatatgcttcttacagtttatttacacaaattatttttatttttttaaaaaattataatagaaacGTCAAAATCATTTAGACAAACCACTCATCCGTTTTAAAAAAGTACACATACACTCAAAAAAACGTCAACacattacacaaattactcCTATTTTTTGTCTGTTAGAagtgatttctgtaattatgctAAAGATAGggataatatgtataaaaagaatcataaatcaggtgatataaatataattatcccattaagcaattcaattgattttttatttatcgcaAATAAGGATGTATCttgtatattttcactataaATACTATTGCTAATCAACAGCATAcacttatttttaaactataatctaatttaattattaaaataattatatggcATATTATAAGTGCCATCGAAGATCCAGCATCATTGTAATTCCCTAGCCCAATcctaattttctatttcacttGACAATTGAAATATATCATGCGtcttatttaaaagaatattataaacatattaaatagaattaaaaaaataataaaatttaaaataaaaaattcaatcggGCTCAtcaagttttttatattaagatagaattttttttccccaaaataaaatatatagtatatattaaatatcataaaaaaaaataatagaaatgaaaattgaatgttgATGATTACCTAACATCCTTAACTCAAATCCTAGGATGTAGGTTTTCCAAGTTCTTGAGGTTACCTAACATCACACTCTTTGCCCTGCTGCCCGGAACTCACCTCTTCCTCCTGCCCCAACTGCCCCCATCCCACCTATTTCAGATACCACATATGCCTACACCAATTATCTCACCCTTCTATTCAACACCAATCAACCACCAAGTTATACTTAACTATGCCGAAACTCACCGCCACCGCCGTCGCTCTGTTCTGCTTATTCGCCGTCTCACTTGCCTTCTCTCCGTCGGAAAACGATGACGCCACCACTGCTGTCGCCCTCCCCCTTTCTGTCAACGCCATCATCCGCCTCCCCACTGAGGCCGTCAAAGCCGACGACTCCGCTACCGCCACAGGCACAGACACCTCAACATCCGCACCTTCGACCGAAGTAACTTTTCAACCGATCGACCGCCACCACTTGGAAGTACTGGAACCCAGACCGAGGGAGCACGTGGAAACTCCCTATGGTGACGACATGATGGTTCCCTCCGGTGAGAACAGTGACTTCGACGACTTGGAAATGATCCACGGAGGCAGTCGGCGGTGGGTGGCGCTGCACCACCACGATGAAGCGAGTGACAGCGACAGTGATGATGACGACAGCGACAGTGATGATGACGACGACGACGATGAAGATGGAGGCGTAAAGAGCGCGTTTGGGTACTATGGGTTTGACAGGAAGAAGCTGAAGGCGTTGGCGAAAATGAAGAATTTCGGGCTTGAGAACGAGAAGGAAGATGAACAGAAGAACGGGGGTTTCATGCAGCGGGTTCGCAAGTTCTTGGGCCATTACTTCTAAGATTGTCTATATTGGCGTTTAACAGATAAAAGCACTTCATATATGCGTGCTATCACAcactgtgtgtgtgttttcttctttcttgggtggggtggggtgggggcgATTGTGATTGGATTGTTGTGGTTTGTAAATAATCCTGCATCCATTTGAGATGGAGATGAACCTCATGTAGATACACATATAtgctttattttctatttgattgTGAAGATTTCACGTTTccatttgttttgtttgagtTTGAGACAGTGAGtgaaaattaaagataaacaTATTAGTatgtttaatgaaaatttttaatttaaatcgaGTTTAGTTAaatctgaattaattatatgcaaTTGCGGTATGAATGGTatatatcaaacaaattaaccaatcacataatacttatatcataatttaatttggataagGATTTTCcatgtttaattttgaattttattcatGAGGATATTGTTTTGCTATCTCTTGGTATTATGGGTTTGAGTGTGAAATTTGGTTGTGGTCATGAAATAAGGACAATCAAGAGTTTGCAAAAAAGTTTTCTTCATATTTAGACAATAGTCTGAGTAAATTTAACTATTCTTACAAAGTAATAACCATAATATTACTACTCGTTAATTATTGTTGAACAAAGatgaataattttcataattctcAGAAGGAAGAAGCGCATGCACCAATTTGCTGGCTGCTGGTTAGTTCAGAACAGGGCAGCGGGCTAACTTGGACCGCGCCTCCACTTACATCAGAACACTGCCAGGGCAAATCTCTCTGCCCTGTGGCGCCACCGAGGCTAATATTCGAGAGACAGATCCCAGAAAACGGTGCATCCTTCAGACCGCGAATCAGACCAGGTTGCTGTACTCTGTCACCCCATACATCCTTAATTTTAACATCCTTCAGAACAGGAAGTGCTTTCGGGTTATAATTCTCGTCTGGATGGTCTCCAACGTCACCCGAAATCTTTATTCCCTTTCTTGCTTTGTCCATGTAAACATTTGATATTGTGATGTTTCTTATAACACCTCCTCTACCGATGTTTGTCTTCAAATGAATGCCAAATCCCATATTGAACAGGTTTATGTGCTCGGCTAGAACGTCCTCGACACCTCCGGATGTTTCACTTCCGACAGCAATTCCAGCAAAGGGCGATGACCCAGTTACCCTTCTAATTGTTATATCCTGACTAGGCCGACCATAAGCAATTCCGTACTCGTCCCATCCACTCTTCACGGCTACTAGGTCGTCTCCTGTCGATATGTAGGAGTCCTCGATGCATACATGGGAGCTCGAGTCTATCCGGAAATCATGAGGATAGAAATATCAGTATATGCCAGAGGGGCACCTGAATCTAAACTAAGGCCACAGAGTTTTGTTAATGATGCCTTATCACACAAGACATCGTACATATTGGTGAAACTAGGTTTAACCACAACCAACCAATTACACAAGTGTTAGGAGCACATACCACATGATTGGTCACTCTTTCTATACTGCACATCAATTACAAAACAAGCGAATGCAGTAGCACATGATTTAGTTGGATTTGACCACACCTAATTCGAACTAGAAGTTCCTATTAAGCCAAAGATATAAAGGTGACATTCAAGtatctaaaattacaaaaattcttgACCAAACCAGTCACATGGCAACTAATGCAGTCGCCATTAATACCTCAGCCGAATCTGGTTTGAACTAGGAtttcccaattaattaatgggccAAAAGAACTTCTGTGGCATGAACATCAATCTAAAGAGGAAAAGGGTAAAGAAGAATTGAGAAGATACAGAGAACACAAATTCTGTTGATATATTACAGCAGGGGGCTTTACATATTGAAACACTAGTTAAAATACTCTTGACTTCCTctcttacaaaattataagtgaactataaatatttatggcATTTTATGTGATGAATTATGGCTGAATCAATCTTGAAGCGATAAGGATATTACATTATAGCATACCTGGATCAATTCCATCAGTGTTGGGAGAGTCAGCAGGAGCCACTATGGTGGCATAATTTATAACAACATTGCTGCCAACAGGAGAAGAATGAGTAAAACCAGGTCAACTCTATATCACTAACAGGAATATAACAACCAAACCAAGTGCATTATAGTGTAATGGATGatacttttttgttaaaattccTGATATTCTACTACTTGAAATAAGCAAAACAACAAAGTATGTAATATTCCCTGGTTAAGATGTGCATTTATATGTCACTTGATTAAAATCTTTTCCAAACATTTTAAGCAGGGAATAACAAGTGTTTGATAGTTTACaaccacaaaagaaaaagtaactCTCCACATTATAAACAACTCATAGCAGCTACTAAGTTGTGAGATGATAGCAGATAGATGTTATTACCTGCAATATACAGGGTGTAGGTTCCAAAAGGGCGAGTTCTTGAAAGTTATATTGGAAATTATTATACTTGTGGAATTCAACAATTCAACCAGGTTAGGTCTGGTAAACTTCAGAGTTCTTTGCCTCCACATGTTCCACCAGACGTCACCTTGGCCATCAATCGTCCCATTTTCACCTATAAAGAAAGCAAATATATGaacaaaagaatgaaaataagtCAGCTATTTCCACTTAAGAAACATGACTCAAGTTAATTGTTGGGTCTTTAATGTCCTTCCAGTATCATATTCCAgtaaatcatgaaattattttggttAATCATTACCACTATTGTGTTAATCCATGAAAACCACTATTAAAATTTCAGTTAAACCCTCATGATTATCTGAAAGATTTCCTTGAGATTTTTGCTTCTGAAGTCTAAAAGGTATTGTCTCATACGTTCACAGCCCATGAGATGATCTCTCTCAGACTGACCTGTGATTATCACATCATGGAGCCCATCTCCATGTATGAAGCTCATATATCTTCCGCCAGGTAAttctctccctcttccatAAGAAGGCAAGGGAGATAATAAGGGCCATTCCTCAGTATCCTGCAGCAATGAAAACGGAAACATACAGTTCAAAACAATCATGGATTACCATGTAAAGTAGAGATTGCTCTTAATCAAGACAAATAGCCTGATTTATCGTAACAAGATACATTTCAAAGCACAGATAATTAAACTTTCTAATTCTTTGGTCCAAACGCAGATACTAACTGAAGTTTTAAGTTTGTCCATTTGAAGCAATCAAATCGACTGATAATTAGAATGCTGAACTTAAACATTACTCCATTATGGTTGTGCCAAACCTCCAGTAAAAATAGAATTGAATAAAGCCCCACAACATAAGAAAACATTCACCTACACCAGAGGCAGATACATCTTACAACTCAATGCCTGATACCTACTAACATATGCAAGACAATGATAAAAATCAAGATATGTCGAATCATCACAAGCTTTTTCAACTAGTAAATAAAACGTAGAAcacaatttcaaattaagaTGATGAAGGGTCGATTATAATACCACTGTGGCTTTGATAACAGCACCTCTGGCCAAGTACAGAGTCATGTGGCTAGTGAGATTAAAGGGTCCAGTTAAATACTCCCCAGGAGGAACGTAAAGAAGAGTACCACCTCTCCTGTGCAAATGCTCAATTCTGTATATTGCTTCCTTAAAAGCTTTTGTGTTCAGAGTCACTCCATCACCCACTCCTCCAAAATCCGTGATCGATATCTTATCATCACGATACCTCATTGGCACAATCCCCGAGCACGTTACCTCCTCGGCATTTGCCAACGCCAAGCAATTTATCAAGAGTACTATAATTCCAAAGCACacgaaaattgaaaaatcaaggCAGCTCATCTTGATCTGATTTTGAATCCAGAGAAGGAGAACCTCAGAACAATTGGTGGAAAATAAGTGGATTTggtgaagaaaaaacaaacagaaggcaacaaaaaagaagtatTCTGTAGAGTTGGATTTCGCCGACAATAATTAGCAATAACCAATAATTTGTGGTTAATGCAGTTGCTAAATTCGGATTATGGCAGCGATTTTGCAGTTGAGTACAAGCAAAAGAGTACAAAAGAGTGTTTCCTTGTATTCTGCTTCTACAAAGGCATTATAACGCAGAAAAACACAGAACGAAATCCTATTATTAAATCTCCATACAGAAAAGTGAGATCTGGAAAATGATCCAACGAGAAAACTCCAAACACGGATCTCCTACAATGATTATACAGAAAATCTGcgatacaaagaaaaaatgagcaaaaccAAAAGGAATGAGATATCAAATAGAGAAAATAACCGCAGCAAAACGTAGAAACAACTTAGAAAGCTATGGCAGAAAAGGGAGAAGAAAACACAGAGAAGTGAACAAAAATTACTCAAACGAAAAACACTCACGCAAacacaagtgtgtgtgtgtgtagtgtgCAAAGCTACCTGAAGTTGCAAGCAGAAATTTTGCTTTGTCTGCAAGTGGTTGTCTTCACTTctccagagagagagagagagagatttaaGCGGAACTGAGCATCTCTCTCTCACGCAAacacaagtgtgtgtgtgtgtagtgtgCAAAGCTACCTGAAGTTGCAAGCAGAAATTTTGCTTTGTCTGCAAGTGGTTGTCTTCACTTctccagagagagagagagagagatttaaGCGGAACTGAGCAtctctctcttattttttaacttgtaGGAAACGAGTAATAAATTAACGGATAGTTCTCGGGGTCTGAGGGATGTCTGATTTTTTGATAGAAGTGGGGGATGTCGGATTGACGCCGTGACTGTTGTCGGATTTATTCTTTCTACtctttatactaatttatatttcttttgctcatctacatatttaatattcttaattagacaaacttattactgacttattacatgtcaaataaattttatctgattaaattacccttataatgggTAATATACCTCATTACATACAttaattcatgaaaatatGTAAGGATAATctagtcataatttttttttatttgcaataatgtgaaataagttaatcgagataaatataaatttttatccagttttttttgttaatatcagtatcCTGCAATTTTGACTCACAaagtaacttatttttttaagctgaaacaaatttcattggtactagatataattttttaaatcacgaggatttaagtgtaattatatcaaagtttagaagaagaaagtgtaattattccatatgtttataataatattcaccctctaaaatatattccttagaaaaatgatttggttttgattaaaaaaattaaaataacaatactCTTTTGTTTCAACTCGTCTGCGCCATGTGTGGTTGTCTGAATTCTTATTGCTAACTTATTGTaggcaaaatttaaaatctaaccACGTAGAAATCAAAAGAGAAATCAAGACATACGCTTAGCTCCACCAAACGTCTTGACATCATGAATGTGTGTATATTCACAAACTTATCTTCACTtaatttaaggataattacatttatacctCTTGAtctataatctatttatataaactacctatatttttgtataattacaaaaatcaatccTAACCCCTAAAAGTAggagtagtttgtgtaatgattttgccttttttttgggggggggtgtaactttttaaaaaatatgggtGGTTTATGCAAATAATATTGACGTTTCTGAtggatatatgtatatttttttagaagatATGGATAATTTgtgcaaataaattataaatcaggaagtgtaaatgtaattatcccattaaTTTAAGACAAACATAACACAACATATCCTTTTGAATACTCAAACAATAGTACCTATcataaagaattataatatttattaattaaatataaaataataattttaatataatataaatattatttctatataatcaatttatatataaaaactatataaatatatgaagaGAATACTGAAGATTGAAGTCATAAATTTCCTTTCAAAGGCCTACCAAACCTTATAAGcgcttcaaaatattttataagatgtttgaaaatttataatatattaaaaaatatttgataaatttaagaaaaatcttataagatttaaaaataagaactTACGAGCTTATAATTAGCTTTTCAAAAGTAAGGAGTCGTCAATTTATTTCTAAGATCTGAATaagttttatcaaattaaattacaaatttatcagTACTAACATCTTATATGCTGTATAATCTTGTTTTTATCCAAAcaatactttataaatttatttttaaaattaaatctaacctCTTATGAgctcaaaaaataagttataagATGAATGggtttataaaaattttcagataaatttagccaaacaccctcttaataATTTCAGATAAATATGTATTCATTAAGATGGCATAACATAAGGTGAGTACGAACGAGAGTTAGAGAGCGCGATAATTTGTCTCAATAATTGATccatattaatttatggtaCAACGCGACGTAATTGGTACTCTATTACGTAAGATATtgtctattttaattttaaaagtcagaTAATTTTATACTGGTAAAAGTGTATAGCTGGGACAAGAGAGTTTAGAGTTATACCCATCTAATGCCTCATCAGTCATCAATGTGGGAAGAGAAATTGGTGGGAGGGGGCCCTGTAATCATACTAGAAAAAACCtaccacacacacaaaatcaacaaatcaCTTTAAGAGAATTTTATGggtgatttttgaaaaagtgctttcaatatataattttgaaatatttaaaatgttaattttttgtttttaatactGTTAAAAGAAATGTTTTTGAGCTAAAAGCTAAATATATTATggtgttattttattttgtactaCTTTAcgcttattataataaatttaatttatatgtcccctttaatttatttttttttaatatacatgtctcaaattaatattggagattttaagtaatttgaataatttaatatcatcaaattttacaattttaactatttcatatttcaaattttttgtatgtTATTTGGTACATATCTTATATTATTCcgattgaaaaatataaattaagtagctttaattaatgtatgaatatatatgatgCGCATTAAAGTCACGCGGTACTATAATGGTTGAAGAATCTTGAAAGTCCTAATATCAAGGGAGGACTAATCTGTAAAATCGAGATTAGCACTTTGATGCTTAATTCAGTAACTAGATTTActgaaaaagaatatgaaaatactcgaaataatgtaaaaaaattacactgtggagttaaaatattgaaactgAGTGAAAATAAGTGTGTGGAGTGCAAAAAATGAGCAGGGAGCTCGTAGCCTTGTTGTTTCGTGAGAGAGTAAAAGTAGAAAATCTGCGTGATCAAAATTACCAATTTGATTGCACCATGACTTGTATTGATAGACAGTTCTGGagtaaaatttgagaatttgtTATGCTGATATGCATACCATTGGAAAGATGTATTAGCTAAGTAACAAAAAGATTGGAATGGAATCTGAACTTATTTGGACAGAGATATGATGATTTGAATGAGTTTTGACTCGATTAATATAGAGGAAAATAGTTGGAGATTTATTAGTATGATTTGACAGGAGACGTGGAGAGTTCATATGACATAGAATCTATGTTGTTTCACGAGTCATCCTATTGAATCTGATTTGTTTGTAGATCATGTCAGGTTAATATAAATACAGAAATCATAGACTTAGTACTTTGCTCATAGGCCAGCAAAGTTGGGCTTGCTGAGCTGTTTGAGGGGCCCACTCTTTGTCTTTGggcttttgaaagaaaattaagaggggatatcaatattttttttttaactttaatttactttttcgctttattttaacaaataatactcattttttattttgctataacgttcaaatttttttagaaaaatcacTTGTCGGTAGATGTCGTTATCGATGTTGAATgattactttatttaaaaaataaaaatcactaaaaatatgaataatttaatattcaatatatcTAATTCATCCTCTtggtatttgaatttttaaaattcaatttttttcatggaATATTTAATAcgtgaaattcttttttcatgaaTATGTGATGGTCTTATTTCAAAACCCGTCTTTTATTCCGTTTGGTTTAtgatatcatattaaataatcattcaatttaaacttttagattacgagaaagaaaattttatttaatattttggcatTGATTAAGGAATTGTtcatagtaaaataaaagttgattttagagggtgtttggctaacttattaaaaaatatcataaacttatatatcttatagaatattattttaagtttataagacgttcgattttattttaaaaataagattataaagtttttaaataaaataagattatggtgataaatttatgattaatttgaagaaatattttaaaaaacttataagttaTAAGCTCATCAACCATTTCGACATAGGACATGCACACTTTACTTCGTATTTGattgttaattattactaatagTTCGTACCAGTTATTCCCTACTTGAGTGGTGAGGTTGAGATCTCATAGACAAAAGATCATGAGTTTGAGTCCTacgaatataaatatttagtattatgttgttttcttatttactttgaatttattgtttgatttataAACACTGATGTGTTAcgtattaaatattataatatattaatttatttaaaaatatagattaatatttttttaaaaatataaataaaaataaaaacttttacCAACAGGCAGTGGACACAAATGTAATTCTGAATAATTTGGGAGCAAATATTACTTGCCAGCCCATTGGGCCAATTTGGGCTGCAAAATGGGTATTTTTTAAGGTCCCACAGTTGTTTTCTGAGCCCAGTGGAATCTATGTTGCATTCTCGTTATTTTTTATGCAAGCAATcctcttgtgatatcgcaaatgaacaaattatccctttatgaaaataaataataatttatctccctgtattttttaaaatataacaatttatctccttataatttttaaaatgaagcaatttacctccctgtacaggaggtaaattgcttcattttaaaaagtattagaaggtaaattgctatattttttttaataaggggtaatatgctcattttaaatatcacataaagTAAATTTCTATTCACCCTTTTTTTCATTATCCTACTCAGATGATCAACGCTCAAAGATCACTTAAAATATGATTCACAACATCGGATTACTTGTcgaaacaagaagaaaaagtcCATGTGGAAAATAATGGGGAAAAGCAAATTCTGTGTTTATGTcgttagaaaaaatataattttctactacggttaattattataattaaaaaaatcatgataaatataaattaatcacagtTTCGCAACAGTTATTACCTGTTGTTTCTGCAAGTGTGGTTAATTGTAGTAATTTACCACGTTTTTTAAGCCATGGTCATTTATAGTATAGcgaaaactcttttttttttttttttttttttttttagtttgatatatttgaaagtatgaattttaaataccTAATTCAATGATCTCAAATCCTTCAATTCTTGTTatggattatattttatgaaatattgatggatgttaaattattttctacataagattgtttgatttttttttttctatttcttagAAATTCAAATAGTTTCATCTAAATATAGtcttagtaaattttttaaatttgggatTATTACAGCATCCTTAGgtatactattataaagaaaagaagcgTCATCGACACAAATTAACGATTTTAATACTattgtaccaatttttttgtgattttcaaaataccaTTCAACTGATAAAGTAAATAActacttattcaactttttaaac encodes:
- the LOC105158621 gene encoding probable polygalacturonase, which translates into the protein MSCLDFSIFVCFGIIVLLINCLALANAEEVTCSGIVPMRYRDDKISITDFGGVGDGVTLNTKAFKEAIYRIEHLHRRGGTLLYVPPGEYLTGPFNLTSHMTLYLARGAVIKATVDTEEWPLLSPLPSYGRGRELPGGRYMSFIHGDGLHDVIITGENGTIDGQGDVWWNMWRQRTLKFTRPNLVELLNSTSIIISNITFKNSPFWNLHPVYCSNVVINYATIVAPADSPNTDGIDPDSSSHVCIEDSYISTGDDLVAVKSGWDEYGIAYGRPSQDITIRRVTGSSPFAGIAVGSETSGGVEDVLAEHINLFNMGFGIHLKTNIGRGGVIRNITISNVYMDKARKGIKISGDVGDHPDENYNPKALPVLKDVKIKDVWGDRVQQPGLIRGLKDAPFSGICLSNISLGGATGQRDLPWQCSDVSGGAVQVSPLPCSELTSSQQIGACASSF